The proteins below come from a single Burkholderia humptydooensis genomic window:
- a CDS encoding HAD domain-containing protein: MRSVLFLDYDGCLHPHDVYLVDGVPVMRRDGPQLFEHANLLAELLEPYPQVQIVLSTSWVAKFGMIRATLYLPAALQQRVVGTIYEFRTDKTEWAELSRFDQIMRYVNANDVKSWVALDDDNNCWPECFERHLVCPIPRLGLGEPRIQKELADKLRSVHDAVQQRQRRQLNEA, encoded by the coding sequence ATGCGTTCAGTTCTTTTCCTGGATTACGACGGTTGCCTGCATCCCCACGATGTCTACCTCGTCGACGGGGTACCGGTCATGCGCAGAGACGGCCCGCAGCTATTCGAGCACGCCAACTTGCTCGCAGAACTGCTTGAGCCGTACCCCCAGGTGCAGATTGTTCTCAGCACGTCCTGGGTGGCTAAGTTCGGAATGATTCGGGCAACACTGTATTTGCCCGCAGCTCTGCAGCAGCGAGTCGTTGGGACGATATACGAGTTCCGTACTGACAAGACAGAGTGGGCCGAGCTCAGCCGGTTTGACCAAATCATGCGATATGTGAATGCAAATGACGTCAAGTCCTGGGTCGCTTTGGATGACGACAATAATTGTTGGCCCGAATGTTTTGAACGCCATCTCGTTTGCCCGATTCCCCGGCTCGGTCTCGGTGAGCCTCGCATTCAGAAGGAGCTTGCGGACAAGTTGCGGTCGGTCCATGACGCTGTCCAGCAGCGCCAGCGCCGTCAGCTCAACGAAGCTTGA
- a CDS encoding class I SAM-dependent DNA methyltransferase, giving the protein MSNATQSIVNKAWSFAHVLRDDGLSYMAYTEQITFLLFLKMAHELTQSPYSRPPIVPKGMDWESLVAKDGDELEVHYRHVLDELGRQPGMLGEIFKKARPDIQNPATLKKLIVDLIGGENWMSLQADVKGDIYEGLLSKSAAESPKGAGQYFTPRELIKAIVDAMQPAPSDTVCDPACGTGGFLMQAIDYVNRHYGADLDPDQKKHLRNGFVQGGELVPATARLAIMNLYLHGVQSQDCPIRSGVDSLASQPSERFSMVLTNPPFGKKSSISVVNEEGELEKEEQAYERTDFWTTTKNKQLNFVQHIKSLLKIHGRAAVVLPDNVLFEGGAGETIRKNLLQQFDVHTLLRLPTGIFYAQGVKANVLFFDAKPAQEAPWTKGLWVYDLRTNMHFTLKTNPLKRANLDEFVECFNAENRHERKATWGEAQPDGRWRYFDYDELVKRDKTNLDIFWLKDEDLEDSENLPEPAVLAQEIADDLAAALEQFSAVAARLM; this is encoded by the coding sequence ATGAGTAACGCCACTCAGAGCATCGTCAACAAAGCCTGGAGCTTCGCTCACGTGCTGCGCGACGACGGCCTGTCGTATATGGCCTATACCGAGCAGATTACCTTTCTGCTCTTTCTGAAAATGGCCCACGAACTGACCCAGTCCCCATACAGCCGGCCGCCGATTGTGCCCAAGGGCATGGACTGGGAGTCTCTTGTAGCCAAGGACGGCGACGAACTTGAGGTCCACTATCGTCACGTTCTCGACGAACTCGGCCGTCAGCCCGGCATGCTCGGTGAAATTTTCAAGAAAGCGAGGCCGGATATCCAAAATCCCGCGACGCTCAAGAAACTCATCGTCGACTTGATTGGGGGCGAGAACTGGATGTCACTCCAGGCCGATGTGAAAGGGGACATCTACGAAGGGCTGCTCTCAAAGAGCGCTGCCGAGTCTCCGAAAGGCGCAGGGCAATACTTCACCCCGCGCGAGCTCATCAAGGCCATCGTCGATGCGATGCAGCCCGCGCCGAGTGATACGGTGTGCGACCCGGCCTGCGGAACCGGCGGCTTCCTGATGCAAGCTATCGACTACGTCAACCGCCACTATGGGGCCGACCTCGACCCCGACCAGAAGAAGCACCTGCGGAATGGATTCGTGCAAGGTGGAGAACTTGTTCCTGCCACCGCGCGATTGGCCATTATGAATCTGTACCTGCACGGCGTCCAGTCGCAGGATTGTCCGATTCGTTCGGGTGTTGATAGTCTCGCCAGTCAACCGAGTGAACGGTTTTCGATGGTGCTAACTAATCCCCCGTTCGGAAAGAAGTCCTCCATTTCTGTCGTTAACGAAGAGGGGGAGCTCGAAAAGGAGGAGCAGGCCTACGAACGAACGGACTTCTGGACGACGACGAAGAACAAGCAGCTCAATTTCGTCCAACACATCAAGTCCCTCCTGAAAATCCATGGCAGGGCTGCAGTGGTTTTGCCCGACAATGTGCTGTTCGAAGGCGGTGCAGGAGAGACCATCAGAAAGAACCTCCTGCAACAGTTCGATGTACATACATTGCTACGCCTGCCAACCGGTATTTTCTACGCACAAGGAGTGAAGGCAAACGTGCTGTTTTTCGACGCAAAGCCGGCACAGGAGGCTCCGTGGACGAAGGGACTATGGGTCTACGACCTGAGGACAAATATGCACTTCACATTGAAGACAAATCCGCTGAAGCGAGCGAATTTGGATGAATTTGTGGAGTGCTTCAACGCCGAGAACCGTCACGAGCGTAAAGCCACGTGGGGCGAAGCCCAGCCGGATGGTCGCTGGAGATATTTCGATTACGACGAGCTTGTGAAGCGGGACAAGACGAATCTTGACATCTTCTGGTTGAAGGACGAAGACCTTGAAGATTCGGAGAACCTCCCCGAGCCGGCTGTGCTAGCGCAGGAAATCGCGGATGACTTGGCGGCGGCCCTTGAGCAGTTTTCTGCGGTAGCGGCCCGGCTCATGTAA
- a CDS encoding TrlF family AAA-like ATPase, translating into MNRGSTWGKWDLHIHTPASYEWRGGSRLRTAASEAERDALMKEVVSAMNASGCVAVGVMDYWTFDGIKAIRSYQKRPDALPLTPTLFPGIELRMVSPGNFRLNMHVLLNPRLSDDQLDAFKAQLRIANFDRPLVDANLIEYGRVRISNERLAQLSLPRERVQANDADALIAASKTIEVTPESVKEALKTFGTDDAILMIPFDTNDGMAKIQFREHYNFPRELLAMEAIFEVSSLDTRDAFVGMRTPRNERFFDEFQSAIGQPKLAVRGSDAHRLADYGKCPNEKYTWIKAEPTFSGLLQACKEPNNRSYIGLEPPKLEFVRRNPHLFVSGVDIRKTASSKEPGVWFDGTKLEFNEDLVAIIGRKGSGKSALADVIGFLGDTPNGRYFSFLSDKRFRLPRDNKAASFEGRLNWAHGARAGEFRSLSSDTNTAAVERVKYLPQRYFEELCNDHVEGKDDLLQKELQKVIFSHLSPSEKENAKSLDEVIEIRSAVIQDRLRRNRKEVERLNGRIAMLSTRAGHDRAMHLRRELDLFLEKIRVLKEHEPKVQLPPKSDDPGLAQLNEAISKAEGELREADNVIAQKRKEQDSARLKLRRIGEVRARVAALRESVEDARGQMHDALSELGIGFEQLVRLEVDLSGLDTLEAAIKAAQTDVERALSPDGEGSLIVSRHQPETTLAELKAKLDEPNRRYQQELSAHDEWEQSWLQLLGGADIPGTFWAVWWELEALPALDGELTDLRTLRTAAAKQILADIRGMAAVRASLYRPVQELVDSDSDIRTHLHVEFSVNLSFDSFASGIFDFVKQSAGSFVGYEESKALVSRMLSAHDLNTEAGLERFFAEVETALSVDVRGTDRRPVNLGSVLRSEKKPQQLFDYIYQLEYAQLTYGLSMGGVSLERLSPGQRGALLLIFYLLVDRDRIPIVLDQPEENLDNETVFRLLVNVINKAKQHRQVIMITHNANLAVACDAEQIVCCDMNRDEGNRITYRSGAIEELPMNKVVVDVLEGTKRAFDNRSRKYA; encoded by the coding sequence ATGAACCGGGGTTCGACGTGGGGCAAATGGGACCTGCATATTCATACGCCCGCCTCGTACGAGTGGCGTGGCGGGAGCAGATTGCGAACCGCAGCGAGTGAGGCCGAGCGCGATGCGCTGATGAAAGAGGTTGTGTCCGCGATGAACGCCTCGGGGTGCGTAGCGGTCGGCGTGATGGATTACTGGACTTTCGACGGTATCAAGGCCATCCGCTCCTACCAAAAAAGGCCGGACGCCCTACCGTTGACTCCGACGTTGTTTCCCGGTATCGAGCTTCGCATGGTCTCGCCGGGAAATTTCCGCCTGAACATGCACGTCTTGCTCAATCCCCGGCTCTCTGACGACCAGCTGGACGCATTCAAGGCGCAACTTCGTATCGCCAATTTCGACCGGCCGTTAGTCGATGCCAACCTGATTGAATACGGCAGGGTTCGCATTTCAAACGAGCGTCTCGCACAGTTGTCATTGCCCCGCGAAAGAGTTCAGGCGAATGATGCAGACGCGCTTATCGCCGCTTCGAAGACCATCGAGGTCACGCCGGAATCGGTGAAAGAGGCATTGAAGACTTTCGGCACCGACGACGCCATCTTGATGATTCCGTTCGATACGAACGATGGAATGGCGAAAATCCAGTTTCGCGAGCACTACAACTTTCCACGGGAGTTGCTCGCGATGGAGGCGATTTTCGAGGTCAGCTCCCTTGATACGCGTGACGCCTTTGTTGGCATGCGCACACCGAGAAACGAAAGGTTCTTTGATGAGTTCCAGTCCGCCATCGGGCAGCCCAAGCTCGCGGTTCGCGGAAGCGACGCGCACCGTTTGGCAGACTACGGTAAGTGCCCAAACGAGAAGTACACGTGGATAAAGGCTGAACCCACGTTTTCCGGCTTGCTGCAAGCGTGCAAGGAGCCCAACAATCGTTCGTACATCGGACTAGAGCCGCCCAAGCTGGAATTTGTTCGCCGAAACCCGCATCTTTTCGTGAGTGGGGTGGATATTCGCAAGACTGCGAGCAGCAAGGAGCCTGGCGTCTGGTTTGACGGCACCAAGCTGGAATTCAACGAAGACCTCGTCGCTATCATCGGCCGGAAGGGCAGCGGCAAGAGCGCCCTTGCAGACGTTATCGGCTTTCTGGGTGACACGCCAAACGGCCGTTATTTCTCGTTCCTTTCCGACAAGCGCTTCCGCCTCCCGCGCGACAACAAGGCAGCCTCCTTCGAAGGGCGACTCAACTGGGCGCACGGCGCCCGCGCAGGGGAATTTAGGAGCCTATCGAGTGATACCAACACTGCAGCGGTAGAGCGGGTCAAGTATTTGCCCCAGCGTTATTTCGAAGAGTTGTGCAACGACCATGTCGAAGGTAAGGACGACCTGCTGCAGAAGGAGTTGCAGAAGGTCATCTTTTCCCACCTTTCTCCTTCCGAGAAGGAGAACGCTAAGTCCCTTGACGAGGTGATTGAGATTCGCAGCGCGGTCATTCAGGACAGGCTGCGGCGTAACCGGAAGGAAGTCGAGAGGCTGAATGGGCGAATCGCCATGCTATCGACGCGGGCCGGCCACGACCGCGCAATGCACTTGCGACGCGAGCTTGACTTGTTCCTCGAAAAAATCCGCGTGCTGAAGGAACATGAGCCGAAGGTTCAGTTGCCTCCCAAGTCGGACGACCCTGGTCTCGCACAGCTAAACGAGGCCATTTCAAAGGCCGAAGGCGAGTTGCGTGAAGCCGATAACGTCATTGCGCAGAAGCGGAAGGAACAGGACTCTGCTCGGCTGAAACTAAGGCGCATCGGCGAAGTGCGAGCACGAGTAGCAGCGTTGCGGGAAAGCGTTGAGGATGCCAGGGGGCAGATGCACGACGCTCTCTCAGAGTTAGGCATTGGCTTCGAGCAGCTCGTGCGGTTGGAGGTCGACCTGTCGGGTCTCGATACACTTGAGGCCGCTATCAAGGCGGCGCAAACCGACGTCGAGCGCGCCCTATCGCCGGACGGCGAGGGCTCGCTGATTGTCTCGCGTCATCAGCCGGAGACGACGCTCGCGGAACTGAAGGCGAAGTTGGATGAGCCGAACCGGCGATATCAACAGGAACTATCTGCCCACGACGAATGGGAACAAAGCTGGCTGCAGCTTCTCGGGGGCGCGGATATCCCGGGCACCTTCTGGGCGGTGTGGTGGGAACTCGAGGCGCTGCCTGCGCTTGACGGTGAGCTGACGGACCTTCGGACCTTGCGCACCGCTGCGGCAAAGCAGATTTTGGCGGATATCCGGGGAATGGCGGCGGTGCGCGCCTCCCTTTATCGTCCCGTGCAGGAACTGGTGGACAGTGACAGCGATATTCGCACCCACCTACACGTCGAATTCTCCGTGAACCTGTCGTTTGATTCGTTCGCTTCAGGCATATTCGACTTCGTCAAACAAAGCGCGGGCTCTTTTGTCGGATACGAGGAGTCAAAGGCCCTCGTCAGTCGGATGCTTAGTGCGCACGATTTGAACACCGAAGCCGGGTTGGAGCGTTTTTTTGCAGAGGTCGAGACGGCGCTCTCGGTGGATGTCCGGGGCACAGACAGACGGCCTGTGAATCTTGGCAGCGTGTTGCGCAGTGAGAAGAAACCCCAACAACTGTTCGATTACATCTACCAGCTCGAGTACGCGCAGCTCACGTATGGACTCAGTATGGGTGGGGTTTCACTGGAACGTCTGTCGCCTGGACAGCGAGGGGCGTTATTGCTCATCTTCTATCTGCTCGTAGACCGTGACCGCATTCCGATTGTTTTGGACCAGCCGGAAGAGAACCTGGATAACGAGACGGTGTTCCGCCTCCTCGTGAACGTTATCAACAAGGCGAAGCAGCACCGTCAGGTCATCATGATTACGCATAACGCCAACCTGGCCGTGGCTTGCGACGCCGAGCAGATTGTCTGCTGCGACATGAACCGGGACGAGGGCAACCGTATCACGTACCGGTCGGGAGCCATTGAAGAGCTGCCGATGAACAAGGTCGTCGTCGATGTGTTGGAGGGGACCAAGCGGGCATTTGACAATCGCAGCCGGAAGTACGCATGA
- a CDS encoding type I restriction endonuclease subunit R: MGAEAIAREEIDRQLHAAGWTVQNHKDMDLYAGPGIAVREFPLKTGFADYLLYADGQVIGVVEAKPEGHTLTGVETQSSKYTLGLPNGLPVWKKPLPFAYESTGTVTQFTNALEPDARSRDVFTFHRPEELIRLAKLGEQVRGRLREMPPVEERTLWGVQGKAIKKLEESLAQNRPKALIQMATGSGKTFTACNIAYRLLSFAKAKRILFLVDRSNLGRQTEAEFQNFQSPYNGYKFNEEYSVQRLTKNTIADSSKVVITTIQRLYSMLKGDEEYDEGNEEVSQFEVANPLLKEPVPVVYNAKVPIETFDFIIIDECHRSIYNVWRQVLEYFDAFLVGLTATPTPQTIGFFDNNVVVDYGHEKAVADGVNVGCEVYRIATRLSAQGATLEKEPGILVPHRDKRTLKKRLAELADDLTYTANQLDRDVVALDQIRLVIRTFKERLFTEIFPGRTEVPKTLVFAKTDLHADDIVKVIRAEFGRGNDFCVKITSKTTGDKPENLLAQFRNSYNPRVAVTVDMIATGTDVRAIECLLFMRNITSASYFEQMKGRGSRVIDHDSLKAVSGEKTPPKTHFVIVDAVGVCESDKTACKPLDVDHSVPFGKVLQAVAQGYVHADIVSTLAARLARLGRELSAEQAGEITKASGGESLATLTGRLLSAIDPDANAEAAKQRFGLVSADDASEAQRDEVERDRMREALKPFANPKLRELLIEVKTQAEQVIDEITQDELLSAAYSAAAKEKAKTIMTEFKAFVEQHKDDIEAIQVLYSKPYRLGLRFGQVKDLARKLAAAPFHVNPAQPDSVTRLWQYAELAEPEKVRHGGGQHLVDLIALVRHAIDPATVAEPIADVVESRFARWLGEKQAQGMNFNDEQLAWLVAIKDHIAHALSIDADDLTDDVNFARMGGLGKVVQLFGEQWRPLLDELNQRLAA; the protein is encoded by the coding sequence ATGGGTGCCGAAGCGATTGCCCGGGAAGAAATCGACCGGCAGCTTCATGCTGCAGGTTGGACCGTTCAGAACCACAAGGACATGGACCTGTACGCGGGCCCGGGTATCGCGGTTAGGGAGTTTCCGCTGAAAACCGGTTTCGCCGACTATCTGTTGTACGCAGATGGACAGGTTATTGGGGTTGTCGAGGCGAAGCCCGAAGGCCATACCTTGACGGGAGTGGAAACTCAGTCGAGCAAATATACGCTGGGCCTTCCGAACGGCTTGCCGGTGTGGAAAAAGCCGCTCCCGTTTGCGTACGAATCGACGGGCACGGTCACCCAGTTCACGAACGCGCTTGAGCCCGACGCCCGTAGTCGGGATGTGTTCACGTTTCACCGTCCCGAGGAGCTGATTCGCCTCGCCAAGCTTGGCGAGCAGGTTCGTGGGCGCCTGCGCGAAATGCCGCCAGTAGAGGAGCGGACCCTGTGGGGAGTACAAGGGAAGGCCATCAAGAAACTGGAGGAGTCGCTCGCGCAGAATCGCCCGAAGGCGCTCATCCAGATGGCTACCGGTTCGGGCAAGACATTCACCGCGTGCAATATCGCCTACCGGCTGCTCAGTTTTGCGAAGGCCAAACGCATCCTGTTCTTGGTTGACCGTTCCAACCTCGGCCGGCAAACCGAGGCGGAGTTCCAGAACTTTCAGTCGCCGTACAACGGGTATAAGTTCAACGAGGAATATTCCGTCCAGAGGCTCACCAAGAACACGATTGCCGACTCGAGCAAGGTCGTCATCACGACCATTCAGCGCCTGTACTCGATGCTCAAGGGTGACGAAGAGTACGACGAAGGCAACGAGGAAGTGTCGCAATTTGAAGTGGCAAATCCGCTGCTCAAGGAGCCCGTCCCGGTCGTCTACAACGCGAAGGTTCCCATCGAGACGTTCGATTTCATCATCATTGATGAATGTCACCGCTCGATTTACAACGTCTGGCGGCAGGTACTCGAATATTTTGACGCATTCTTGGTTGGCCTGACCGCAACGCCCACGCCGCAGACCATAGGATTCTTCGACAACAATGTGGTGGTCGACTATGGCCATGAAAAGGCCGTAGCCGATGGCGTCAACGTCGGATGTGAGGTCTACCGGATTGCGACCCGGCTTTCGGCCCAGGGTGCCACTTTGGAAAAGGAACCTGGCATCTTGGTGCCGCACCGGGACAAACGCACGCTCAAGAAGCGGTTGGCGGAACTAGCAGACGACCTGACTTACACGGCAAATCAACTGGACCGGGATGTAGTTGCGCTGGACCAGATTCGCCTTGTTATCCGTACGTTCAAGGAGCGCTTGTTCACGGAGATTTTTCCAGGGCGAACTGAGGTGCCGAAAACGCTCGTGTTCGCGAAAACCGACCTGCATGCGGACGACATCGTGAAAGTCATCCGGGCGGAATTTGGACGGGGCAATGATTTCTGCGTGAAAATTACGAGCAAGACGACCGGCGACAAGCCGGAGAATCTGCTTGCGCAGTTTCGCAACAGTTACAATCCGCGCGTGGCGGTGACCGTGGATATGATTGCCACCGGCACCGATGTCAGAGCCATCGAGTGCCTGCTGTTCATGCGCAACATCACGTCGGCGAGCTATTTTGAGCAAATGAAGGGGCGCGGCAGTCGAGTCATTGACCACGACAGCCTCAAGGCCGTCTCAGGCGAGAAAACGCCACCGAAGACCCACTTTGTGATTGTCGATGCCGTTGGAGTATGCGAGTCCGACAAGACCGCGTGCAAGCCTCTCGACGTCGACCATTCGGTCCCGTTCGGCAAGGTACTGCAGGCGGTCGCCCAAGGTTACGTCCATGCCGATATCGTGTCGACCCTGGCCGCGAGGCTGGCTAGGCTCGGGCGGGAGCTCTCGGCCGAGCAGGCTGGCGAGATTACAAAGGCGTCGGGCGGAGAGAGTCTAGCCACCCTAACAGGCCGGTTGCTGTCAGCGATTGACCCCGACGCGAATGCGGAAGCGGCAAAGCAACGCTTTGGTCTGGTCAGTGCCGATGATGCTTCCGAAGCTCAGCGGGACGAAGTGGAGCGTGACCGCATGCGGGAGGCGCTCAAGCCATTTGCCAACCCGAAGCTGCGCGAGCTTCTGATTGAGGTCAAGACGCAGGCCGAGCAGGTCATTGATGAGATTACGCAAGACGAGCTGCTGTCCGCCGCCTATTCGGCCGCTGCGAAGGAAAAGGCCAAGACGATAATGACGGAGTTCAAGGCTTTCGTGGAGCAGCACAAGGACGACATCGAAGCCATCCAGGTGCTGTACAGCAAGCCGTACCGGCTTGGGCTGCGCTTTGGACAGGTAAAGGACCTTGCGCGGAAGCTTGCGGCGGCACCATTCCATGTAAATCCGGCACAGCCCGATTCGGTGACGCGACTCTGGCAATATGCCGAACTCGCGGAGCCGGAGAAAGTGCGCCACGGTGGTGGGCAACATCTGGTGGATTTGATTGCACTCGTGCGTCATGCGATTGACCCAGCCACAGTGGCGGAGCCAATTGCCGATGTGGTGGAATCCCGATTTGCGCGGTGGCTGGGCGAGAAGCAGGCCCAAGGTATGAATTTTAACGACGAGCAGCTCGCATGGCTGGTTGCTATCAAGGACCACATCGCACACGCTTTGAGCATTGATGCCGACGACCTGACCGACGACGTCAATTTTGCACGTATGGGCGGCCTGGGTAAGGTTGTGCAGCTTTTTGGTGAGCAGTGGCGGCCATTGCTGGATGAATTAAATCAGAGGTTAGCAGCTTGA
- a CDS encoding restriction endonuclease subunit S, whose product MKKLSFCDKWPIKPLGKTLPIEYGKALPANLRDGSGIVPVYGSNGIAGRHSRALTSGQTLLIGRKGGAGIAHLSREACWVIDTAYYTVDDSVYDLSFACYLLQFLRLDALDKSTTIPSLSRDDYNATLAPVPTKDEQRIIVEKLDELFSDVDTGVASLSRAYGNLRRYRASVLKMALEGRLTVDWRSNNPSTSTGEQLLSRILTARRDEWEREQSERFSAQGKRPPKNWRDKYAEPAGPDVKNLPELPAGWCWATLQQLTGTITSGSRGWAKYYSNDGPIFIRSQDINTDLLNIDSVAHVNPPKDSEGGRTLVRLGDLLITITGANVAKCAEVTCHIDEAYVSQHVALARPVLPEISRYLHACLTCESQGRRQLLKFAYGAGKPGLNLQQVASVVVPLPTFSEQSQIVQLIDEQLAAHTRIEGQLEHDVVRARQLRQSILKAAFEGKLTSAEHLIDCTEQAA is encoded by the coding sequence TTGAAGAAGCTCAGTTTTTGTGACAAGTGGCCGATAAAGCCGCTGGGCAAAACACTGCCCATCGAATACGGTAAAGCTCTTCCCGCCAATTTACGGGACGGAAGTGGAATAGTTCCGGTTTACGGGTCCAATGGCATAGCAGGAAGGCACTCGCGGGCTTTGACATCTGGACAGACTTTACTTATTGGCAGGAAAGGTGGTGCGGGGATTGCGCACCTTTCCCGGGAGGCGTGTTGGGTAATCGACACGGCCTACTACACGGTTGATGATTCAGTTTATGACCTGAGTTTTGCATGTTACCTGCTGCAATTTCTGCGTCTCGATGCGCTCGATAAATCGACTACCATTCCAAGCCTTAGCCGCGATGACTACAACGCGACGCTTGCTCCAGTTCCTACGAAAGATGAGCAGCGCATAATCGTTGAAAAACTTGACGAGCTTTTCTCTGACGTCGATACCGGAGTTGCAAGTCTCTCTCGCGCATACGGAAATTTGAGACGCTACCGTGCTTCGGTTCTCAAGATGGCGTTGGAAGGCCGCCTGACTGTCGACTGGCGCTCGAACAATCCTTCCACGAGTACTGGGGAGCAACTTCTTTCGCGCATTCTTACGGCGCGACGTGACGAGTGGGAGAGGGAGCAATCGGAGAGATTCTCTGCGCAGGGCAAGCGGCCCCCGAAGAACTGGCGGGACAAGTATGCTGAACCTGCTGGGCCCGACGTAAAGAATTTGCCGGAATTGCCGGCAGGATGGTGTTGGGCGACACTCCAGCAGCTCACTGGAACAATCACGAGTGGGTCGAGGGGGTGGGCAAAATATTACTCAAACGATGGTCCAATCTTTATTCGTTCGCAAGATATCAACACTGACTTGTTGAACATTGATTCTGTCGCACATGTGAATCCGCCGAAGGATTCTGAAGGTGGAAGGACTTTGGTGCGTCTTGGTGACCTGCTAATTACAATCACGGGCGCTAACGTTGCAAAGTGCGCCGAGGTTACGTGTCACATTGATGAGGCGTACGTGAGTCAGCATGTTGCGTTGGCGCGTCCCGTTCTGCCTGAAATTAGCAGGTACCTGCATGCGTGCTTGACGTGCGAATCGCAAGGGCGACGTCAATTGCTCAAATTTGCTTACGGCGCGGGAAAGCCAGGACTGAATTTACAACAGGTCGCCTCGGTTGTAGTGCCGTTACCAACATTCAGTGAGCAGTCGCAAATTGTCCAACTTATCGACGAGCAACTCGCTGCACATACTAGGATTGAAGGGCAATTGGAGCATGACGTCGTTCGTGCCCGTCAGCTTCGTCAGTCCATACTGAAGGCGGCATTCGAAGGTAAGTTGACGAGCGCTGAACATCTAATCGACTGTACTGAGCAGGCGGCGTGA